The Mytilus edulis chromosome 4, xbMytEdul2.2, whole genome shotgun sequence nucleotide sequence agatatataaacaccataagatggtgacaagggaacgtcaccatctaaaaatggataattaacgataggaaatgaaaaatcatctcttttgtcataaatttttgtatgaagctccccgtttatgatatagatatcaagatcgaggaaagggcattggtcattgttagtattagctttttttaaagtaagttcaacaggataaatttctttagtatacatactgaagtcgtcattattgagagccaatatacatccaaatatctaaaagtattgttaaatttttgtatcaaatgttgtttcgatgggtcataaattgtaactcataacaatacaaaaacaggtccgcaataagtggtgcacagttagtccccattggaattccaataacttgacaatatacggaatctccaaagcgaacaaaatgttatcaagtaaaaattcaagcgcatatataaTATCacagcatgtccaattgacatagttctttaaatttgtttaatgCTTCTAAAAAATGACCTACatgagtttgaacatatgtactcgcattctggCTTTTTAAATGCCCAATTAATTaaggatgtgatttttttcttaataagaatatgaggcaaagtggtatatagggtagaaaaatcaaaactttgaacagattcaaaatcaccaatttatgcatgcaatttatccaGTACTTCCTACGAgcttttgacactccaaaagtaattaattcaattattttcaaaggtattatttgaacaatttattatcaggtttgtTATTGgtccaagtgtactagtaagtagaaaaGACAATTTAGTAGGTGAACAATgacttgaagatgaaataaatctatatgtgtaaggttttttgtgtagcttcggaagccagtacatagtttagactttcattgtttttggttctgcttgtaaagcagTAGCTAAAAGTTTCttaaggtcatttaccaaaatttaattctatatttgttttctttcgatttgagactcaaataatataaatgcaaatataaggtaaaagtccgagtcggtcaaaaaaatctaaaatctcGAAAAGTAGATCTATATAAACCTATCAATATATTTAGCTAATTTTATTCCTTAACTAATTCTCTCCTGActaatagtatcaattttaaattagaTTTATATTAATTTCACCTAATTTCGTCTTGAAGTCAGCATAAACGAAATCTTTTGTATCTAGTGATTGCTGAATGCAGGCTATTCCAGGAGGACGTGGCGTATCACGGTAATGAAAGTCATGTGAaacttcaaatttataaaaaaaaagtcgaagttttttttacttgaaagGCTGAGTTTTACTCAAAAAGAATTGAATGGGaactttttttcaaagaaaatcctTCATATTCATATCAAAATCTTCCTAAATGTAGCGATATCAAATTAATGACTTCGCCGATGTTTTTCCGTATGAAGTGAccttgggatcccgctaacatattacatcctgccacattctgtatgtatgtgcatgtcccaagtcaggagcctgtaattcattggttgtcgtttgtttatgtgttacatatttgtgtttcgttcatttggtgtacataaataaggctgttagttttctcgtttgaattttttttacattgtcattttggggccttttatagctgattatgcggtatgggctttgctcattgttgaaggccgtacagtgacctacagttgttaatttttgtgtcattttggtctcttgtggagatttgtttcattggcaagcataccacatcttcttttcttttatattaacTCCAAAACCTCGTATAAACATCGTCTACCGCACAGTGCAAGTGCGAGGAACCGCGATTAAATAATGTAAACACACGTGCTCTTGCGAAAAGTTAGTTAGCTTGCGATCTACAACTACTGAATGAAATAATATTTGTCGGTAATACGGTATATacatgtgtaataaatataaaaaagacttTATATGAAGTTTATATGCATTGATTCGATAATTtcgataaaattaaaatttcaagaaaCTCTTTTTATATGACTTAAACAAAACTGATGGAATCTCATGAATTTTAAACCAAACGTGACCGTATAGGTAGACGGAATTGGCGTCTCGTGGTATGCATGAATCTCCCGCTAAACGAATTTACACTTAGTCAAAACGTCTTAAAAAGGAATAGGACACGGTCAAATAACAGATCAGAGGGATATACAAGTATCTTACTGTCTACAACCGCGAAAACATGTCGATTACAATGtatcggtcaaccaactcatgatggtgGCCTTTAAACGTCTGTAGcttggtatttttgttttaatatgtgTAGGTTTTAATCGTTTTTCCAAATAACTCTGTTCGTGATTTTTTGTGTGAAGATCCTCTGTAAATTAGATTAGAATACTTGTGAACATGCGCGAACGTAACGTGTTAactgagatatataaacaccatactACATAGGCGAGTGTATGGTACTGCTTAGAAATGAGAAGTTGACAATTAGAAAGTTCAAATCATTATGTTTGTCATAGGTCTTCCGTCTGTGCTAATATCAAAGAATAGATCAACATAAGAAGCAGGCCTTCTTCTTTCGGTAATACCTTAAAGAATATCCTGTCAATAGTTCACTAGGATGTAAAAGATGTAACCATTCATTGAAACGTCAGTTATATAATTTTTAGTTTTTCTTACATATTTGGATTAGAGCTTCAGATTTCTTTCATTAAGGACTAAACACATAGAAAAAAGATTCGTTTTAAGTTTGTGTCGACGTCGACATTATTTTTAGATTTGAACAGAAgctttatccaaaaaaatgttttgctaTAAACTGTATTTTCCAAGAATCAACGGTTAACTTTATTTGTTCATATCAACACAAGAATTATAAATTGGAATAAGTCTGTTAGCACGGGCTTAATTACAATTCGTATTTACGGGCTGTCAGGCTGGGCATTATCTATAGGTTTGTTTCTTCCGTAAAATTTTCAGTATGCCTTTGGCATTATCAAACTTGAAGCAAAATAATTGACAGATACTAGTCGAGGGATAAACCCACTAAACtcactaaatatatttttttcggaAAGTTGTCCAGCATTGTTGAGAcaattattattttgatatatgaATAGAAAATGTGCATCTGTCTTGTTGTTAAAATCAGGCTATAATGGAAAACAACGGATTACTACGAAAGCCTATTAgggtcaaacaaacaaaatatttatctcGTAATATCTCATAATTACGAGAAAACTATCACGTAATTACGCAATAATTATCTCGTAattagagcctgtgtcgctcaccttggtctatgggcatatcaaacaaaggaaacTCTCCaacactgttgaagagaatagaccatgacaaaaatctctattttgttgatcttgttTATCTGATCTTTATATCTGTTTAGTTTCTTTGacttggccaagtttggttaaatttgtctcagtagtttcaggagaataactttgtaaaagattacaaaaatttacaaaaaaaaattaaaaatatactatgaaggacaataactcctaaaggggtcaattgattattttgttcatttttaattttttgtagaTACTACCTTGCTGAACAATTTTTCAataaacagtttatctctatctatttaaatattcgagacaataaccaaaaactgttaaacttccttaaaattaccaatttagaagcaataacccaacaacgggttgtctgatgcgtttgaaaatttcagggcagacatATCTGATGAACATTCgcccgatgtcagatttgctctgaatgctttagtttcagagctattagccaaaaactgcattttacccctatgttatatttttagctatggcggccatcgTGGTTGATTGGCGGGGTCATCGGAGAtacttttttaaactagataccctaaggatgatttcggccaagtttggtttcatttggccCCGTAgtgtcagaggagaagatttttctgaaagttaacggacgacgagGACGGACTACGACTTAACAACCACCAACACCGACCCCATAGACACCGACACCGTAAACATCAACACCGACATATAGCCACCGACACCGTAAACATCAACACCGACACTATAGACACCGACAACTAAAACATCAACATCGACAGCAGAGACATCAACACCATTAACATCAACACCGACAAAATAGACATCAACACCGACACCATAGACACCGACTCCATAGACACCGACACCGTAAACATCAACACCGACACTATAGACACCGACACCACAAACATCAAAACCGACAACAGAGACATCAACAACACAAACATCAACACCGACACCATAGACATCAACACCTACACCATAGACATCAACACTGACACACAGCAACACCGACAGCATAGAAATCAACACCATTAACCTCAACACCGACACCACAAACATCAACACCAACACCATTAACACCGACACCATAGACACCAACACCAACAGCATAGACACCGACACCACATTATCAATACCGACCCATAGACACCGACACCATAGACACCAAACACCAACCCATAGATACTGACACCACAAACATCAACACCGACCCATAGACACCGACACCACAAACATCAACACTGACACACAGCAACACCGACAGCATAGACATCAACACCATTAACCTCAACACCGATACCACAAACATCAACATTAACACCGACACCATAGACACCAACAACAACAGCATAGACACTGACACCACAAACATCA carries:
- the LOC139521460 gene encoding uncharacterized protein; its protein translation is MVLISMLSVLLCVSVDVYGVGVDVYGVGVDVCVVDVSVVGFDVCGVGVYSVGVDVYGVGVYGVGVYGVGVDVYFVGVDVNGVDVSAVDVDVLVVGVYSVGVDVYGVGGYMSVLMFTVSVSMGSVLVVVKS